The Lactobacillus acidophilus DNA segment AACGTTTAGTAAATACCTTGCTTGGGTTAATATCACCTTCAAGAACAGCCTTTACAAAAATGCTCTTGTCATAGGTAGTAACATTAGCAATACCACCGCGAAGACCAGTATTCTTCCAGAATAAAGTATTTGACGATGGTTCTGTTTGAGGAACACCCACACGACCAATTACCACGCCCGGACGAGCAATCTTACCAGCCTGTTCAATAGCCCTAACCGCACCTACACATTCTTGAACTGCATCAACACCTACACCGTTAGTTAATTCCAAAACTTTTTCAATTGCTTCGTCGCCACGTTCAGAAACAATATCAGTTGCACCAAATTCGCGACCTAATTTTGCACGATCCTCATGGTGACTCATTAAGATAATTCTCTATTAGAAATTATCTGTTTCAGTTCATCTATAGAATAACGGTGTTGCTTTTTATCAACTTTTAGTCCCTTATTCTGTAATGTTTTCATTTCTTCAGTAAAGTAATCTTCTTGATTATTAGTTGACCAAATTAAATGAAGCTTTTTTTGATCAGTATATTCTTGAGCTAGACTTAATAACGGTGCAATTCCAGTTCCTAACGTATATAAAATAATTGGTCCTGAAGCATCTTTTACCTCTTGATCGAATAAACCATATAGTCCCTCTAAATAAACTTTTGTCCCTACAGAATATTGATCGATATTTTTAGTAAAATCGCCTACTTTATGAACAATAAAATTTAACTGATCTTTCTTTGGTTTAGAAGCTACAGAAAATGGATGAAACTCAGTCGATTTTCCCTTTTGTCTAAATGAAAGAAAGTAAAAATCTCCAGCCTTGTATACTTTAGCATATTTGTTTAATTTTAAAGATAATTTTTGAATATTGGTAGTTAAAGATTCGTTAACAATGACTTCGCCACTGTTTTTCATATCTGCATCAGTAATGAATTTTTTGTAGAAGTAAATTGCTATAAAAATCACAGTGTAAATGTCAAAAACAATCGTAAAATACGGGACATTAGCAATTCTTGGAATTACGTTAACATGTAACCAAATTAGTGCAATGACTACAAAGTTCAAACGGTGAATCCAAACAGAAACTTGGTGATTAACTATCTTACTGGTTCTGCTTTTCAGTTGTTTTGCCCAATGTAATCTATCTGACAACCAGCCTGATAGGAAAAAGATTGCCAAAATCATTAATCGGTAGTGTTACCTAAGCCTGATCCTTCAGCAGTAGTAAATGGAATGACAGTTTTACCATTCAAGTTAACATTATCGATGAATGTGCGAACAATCATTGGATATTCTCCCCACCAAATTGGTACACCGATAAATACTGTTTGATACTTCTTTACATTTGGTAAAGCATTCTTGATAGCAGGACGAGCATTTTGCTTTTGTTCACCTTGTGCCACTTAGGAATAATTTCGTAAGTATCACCTTTAGTTTTTTCTTGAATAAAGTCAGCCACTCTTGCGGTGTTCCCACGTGTTAAACCACCACCGTATACACCTTTAGTTCTTGAAAGGTAAACTACTAGTACTTTACCATTTTTCTTTACATTAGTTGAAGATGAACTATTAGTCGGGTTAGATGTAGACTCATTTTGATTTTGTGAATTACGGTAAACGTTAAAGCCGATGATTGCGGCAACTATAACAACGATTACACTGAAAAAAGCAATTATTCTGTTACGCATCTTTTTTCCTTTCTCTACTTATATTTATCATGGTAAATACAATATACAGGATAAGATGTTTCTAGAAAATTGCTTTTCATTTATACTAGTATTCCTTTAAAAAATAGCAATAAATTATATTTTAGGTAATCTAAAGAGAATTAATAACCAATAAATAGACATTAGTACAATGCTTAATGTAGCAAGAAGCGTTATAGCTTTTTCAAAAGCTCCACCAACTTTATAATGTAAAAATTTTCTGTACCTTTTCTTTTTAGAAAATGGCATTAACCATGCAACTCCTTGTCGACTGAAGCTATCTTCAATTAAATGAAGTAAATATCCAATTACTAGTCCTAACCAGATACTTTCCCAATAATTAGGTGATTTAGACATTGATAATGCAATTGGTGAAAAGTGGTTCATGCAAAAATATAGAATGGTAGAGAAAATAATCCAGCCCAGAAGAGAATGAGTAATACCGCGATGACGTAAAAAAAGACTAAAGTTGATCGGTGATTTTCTACTAGTTGTACTATTGTATTCATCTATGTCTGGCAAAGAAGCACCAACTCCAGTTGCTAATAATAAGACAACATTAGAAACTGGATTAGTCAAAAAGGTATCAGTTGCAATTAATCCTAGTTCTACTACAGCAATACTAAAAAGTCTATGTGATCGAGTTAGCACTTTCTTCACCTCCCTAAACCTCTGTTCTTATTGTAACATACAAAAAGGCCAAATACCTTTTAGTACTTGGCTATATAAAAAAGTACTCAGCATAATATAAATTAGGTTAAGTACCTTTATTAATTTTATTATCTAATTAATTTGTTTCTTCTGAGATAGCTTATAAGCTCAGCATTATTGTTGTCGTATCTGAAACCATTAATTACACGTTTAGCATTCTTAGACTTAGCCATTTTTCTGATGTATGGCATTGAACTGCTCATGGGTGTTTCCATACTAGTTGTAAATGGAACGATGGTCTTACCACGGAATGAATAATTATCAAACAAAGTGTGGATAATTATTGGTGGTTGCTGCCGCCAAGTTGGGAAGCCAACGTAGATGGTTAAGTATTGATTCCAGTTAGGAATGGTCCCTCTGATTGCCGGATGAATATTGTTTCTGCGTTCATTGTCACCACGTTGTGCATAACCATCGTAAGTGGTTGGATAAGGATCAGATGCTTGAATTCTAAAGATGTTTGCATTAGTCAATCTTTGAATTTCTTCAGCTACTCTTTGGGTTTGACCAGACATTGAGAAGTAAACAACTAAACTCTTGCTGTCAGTAGGATTCGGAGTAGTTACATTGGTAGCTGAAATTCGGCTTTGGGTTGGAGCTTTGGAGCTCTTAGCCTTTTTACTTCTTTTAACGGCACCGATGTTGACTAAGAAGTTGTGAAGTCCACTGTTTGTAGTGTATCTGTAACCTTTGGTTAATTTAGCTTTGTCTTTCTTAGCCAAACGACCTATTACTGGCATTGAACTTGACATTGGTGATTCAGCACTAGTTGTGAATGGGGTGATTGTCTTACCTTTGAAATTGTAACGCTCAAACAAAGTATGAATGATCATTGGTGGTTGACCCCACCAAGTTGGATAACCAATGTAGATGTGTCTGTATCTCTTAATACTTGGAAACTTGGTCTTGATTGCTGGGTGAATATTTCTACGAATTTGGCTTTGTGCTACTCGAGTAGTGGCATCGTAGTCATTAGGATATGCTTTCTTAGAAGTAATTCTTAATAATCTACCGCCAGTCTCTTTTTAAATTTGACGGGTTGCACGAGCAGTATTACCAGTCTTTGAGAAATAAATAATTAAACTGCTTGATGACTTTTTAGCAGCTTGCACTTGGGTTGGTTGCTTACCAAAACTAAATAATGAAGCAGCTGCCAAAAATCCTAATCCTGCAACAAGGATCTTTTTGAAGGTCTTATGTTTCATTTTCTTGTTCTCTTTTCTTTCCCTTCCCTTTCAACTGTTTACACTTTTAGTATATGCAGGTGATGAAGAAAAGAGAATTGCTACTTAGGTATGAGGCTATACGTAATTCGTATAGTGAAGAGTAAAATAAAAATGAGGGATTTCCTCGTTTTTATTTTGTCTTTAATTAACGAAATAATGTGTCCAAATTATTTGCTGGAGTTGGAAAGGCAAAGGTTAAATTTTCTTCTACAAATTTTTTAGGATCTTTTCTACCAACTAATGGAACGAAGTTATTGATGTCTTCAGCAGCATGAATACTTAATTCTGAAGCACCACGTACTTCACCATTCTTATTAAGGATTACCTTTAGCTTAGCATGAGAATCACCTTCACCCATTGAGAAGAACATATCACTTAAATCTAAGGTTTTAATGTAGTCTCCTTCTTCCATTTCATCTTCACAAATTCCGACTTGAGCAATTTCTGGATAAGTAAATGCGTTAGTAGCTACAGGTGGATATTGGATAGGATCAGTAATACCATTTTCAACAAAATTAATAATATGATATGCATCTACCCACGCAACTGGGGTTAAGCTTGGTTGACCGTTATCAGCTACATCTCCTGCCGCAAAGATGCTTGGAATATTAGTTTGCATATGTTCATTAACTTTAATACCTTTATTTGGATCAAATTCGATACCAACATCTTCTAAGCCTATTCCTTCAACATTAGGCTTTCTACCTGCTGCATTAATGACTAAATCAGTATCAAAAGTATCGCCATTCTCAGTTGTAACTGTGTATTGATCACCATCTTTAGCAATTTCTTTAACTGGAGCATTCAAATGGAATTTGATACCCCTGTCTTCCATAATACGTTTCAACGTTCCAACCATTTCTTGATCAAATGGACGGAGCAATCGATCTGAATGTTGTAAGATGGTTACTTCTGCACCAGCTGCTTGCAAAATAGTAGCTAATTCCATTGCCACGTAACCACCACCAATAACGATTGCGCGTTTAGGTAATTTATCTAAATCAAAGAATTCATTGTTGGTAATTGCATATTCATTACCTGGAACATCAAGATCACGTGGAGCCAAACCTGTTCCAATCACAATATTTTTACCTTCATATTCTTGATCGCCAACTTTTACTGTATGTGGTCCAGTAATCACACCTTTTCCTTGAACAGTATCAGTATGTTCACTAGTCATGCTTTTACGTTCGTTTTTGTGAAAGGCTGTCCAAATCTTCTTTTTTCTAGCCACTAATGTAGGCCAGTCAATTTTAGCTGCTTCTTTGATTCCTTTTCCAGCTAAATAATAGCTATTTAAAACAGGGCGAACTGTACCTTCCATAAAAATTTTAGGTTGGCATCCCGTATTTGGGCAAGTACCACCCCATAAGCCTTTTTCAATTAATAAAACTTTATTTGTCGTTCTTTCAAGCTTAGCAAGCAAGTGAATTGCGACAGGGCCACTACCTAAAATAATGTAATCATATTTTTTCATTGATAAACTTCCTCATAGCAATATTATTTAATTTTAAAATATCACTTATTATAAGTAAGTTCAATATAAATGCTTTTATTTTTAACACAAAAAATCACTCAGTTTTATTAGCTGAGTAATTTTCATTAAAGTAATTACTTAAATAGTTCTTTACCGTAGTGGTTAATAATTCTACTCATTGTTGGAGCATCGTGATTACCACCAGGTTGAGTGTAATATTCCAAGTTACTTCTGTTAAATTGTGGAAGGTTCCACATTGCTCTAATTTGTGGTTCCATTGATTCACTGGTGCCATCTCCAGAACCTACACCTGCAAAAATTTTGAATGAAAGGTTACTATTCTTCTTAGCAGCATTTGCTAAAACTTGAGCAGTTCTTCTTGGAGCTGCACTACCACCATCTGAGGTTACAGTCCAAGAATCACCTGCCATTGGTACGAAGTACTTAAAGTATAGTATATTGTGTTTTTCTTTTGCATTATAATTCTTAGGCAAATAAACAACGGCTTGTTTAGTATATTTCTTCCCATTATACGTAGTTGTGTACTTAATAATTTCTGATTGACTATCGGTTGATTTTCTCACTACAGCTCGGCTTTGTCCATTTTCATTTGAATTGGATGCGACTTGACCACATGCGGCAAGAAGTGATGTAGTAGCTAATAATGTCATTAATATAGATACCTTTTTCTTTTTCATAGTGTTTATCCTCCGCATAAAAGAATTAGTAGCCTAATCCCTTAAGCCATGAACGAACTTGCTTATTGTTATTATCATAGCGAATCCCATTTTTGAAAGTGGCACCATCTTTTTGAGCTAATTGTTTAATTACAGCTTGTGAAGGTCCAATTGGTGTACTCATACTTGTTGTGAATGGAACGACAGTCTTACCTTGGAAATTGTACTTATCAAATAAGGTATGAATAAGCATTGGCGGACGCTGCCACCAAGTTGGGTAACCAATGAACACTGTTTTGTATTTAGAAAAGTTAGGAATGTTTGTTGCTAAAGTTGGGTGAATATTGTTTCTACGTTCACGATCACCACGTCTTGCAGCAGAATCATAATCACCATATGCTTTTTCTGGTTGCAAGCGAATCATTTTAGTACCAGTTTGTTTTTGAATGTATTTAGCAGCATCTTGAGTAGTTCCCGTTAATGAAAAATATACAATCAAAGTATTACTTTTGCTTGCTTTTCCTACTTTAGTAGTTTTAGCTTTGCCGTTAGATTGAGAATTATTTGAACTTGATGAATTAGAGTTAGCACATGCGGCTAAGCTAATTACTGAAAAAACTAAACCTATTGTTAAAAGAGCCTTCTTCCATAATTTCATTTTTACTTACCTACTTTCTAATTAGATCTTCTACATCTGCTGCCCTATTTAATACTTTGACAACATTTAAGGCCTTGAGCCCATTCTTTGAAGACTTGTTCATAATTGCCAACAGTTCCAGCATCAGTATAAAAAGTTGCCACCTTACCTTTGAAACCTTGGATTTTATCTAGGAATGTATGATTGGTGTTGCGGGTATTCCTCCCCATACAGGACTTCCTACCAATATTAAATCGTATTGATTAGGATCTAGATCAAGGTTTTGAATTGTCGGATATTGCTTCTCAGCAATATCAAAGGTTTGATACATATCATTATTAAAAGTTCCTTCAGGAACCCTTAATTCCAATTCTGTGTTAACTGGAATTGTTCCAGCGATTTGATCTGCTAATTTCTTAGTGTTGCCTAACCATGAATAATATGCAATTAAAACTTTTAGTCCCATTTATTGTTTCTCCTCTTTTTCTTTCTCGTTATCGATTGGATGATCTTAGTATATTTCGATATTACCGATAAAAAAATTACCAAATATCTATGGGGCTATACGTATAAGTTATAGTAAAAATGATTACCAAATAATACTTTACATAATAATTATATTGTTAATATCTAGATTGCATAAACAAAAAATAGCGTCAAGGCTTGTTTTTCTTAACGCTATTAACTGAATTAATTTTTCTTTTTTATAAAACTGCGCCAACGACGATCAATGCTAAACCAATTAAAGTTGAAACAAGTTCACGACCATATTTGTGTTCACCCAAGATTGTCATACCGCCTAAGGTCGAAATAATTACACTCAATTGACTATAAATAAACGCATTAGTTACACCATTCATTTGAGCTGAAATGATATAAGTATATGCACCAATACCAAAAGCAAAACCTGCAAGTACATCAAACCAAGTCGCTTTTTGTTTAAAAGCTACGGCTCTCTTAGTAAAGATTACATATAAGCTTGCTCCAATTAAGATACCAATCATTTGTGGTAAAAACATTGATTGGGCACTAGCTGAAACTGCTTTTGGAAATGCTGAATAAACCCAGTAACCAATAGTAGTTAAAAGTAAGAATAATAAATCTTTACTATTAGTCTTTTGTGATGAAGCTTTTCTAGTAACTGTAGTTAATACAACACCAATTATAATCAAGATCAATGCAAGTGTTCCCAATACATATTGATTAATAGTACTCCATTCACCAAAAATGAGTGCACCGATAATTGTGTTACCAATCAATTGTAAACCAGTTGAAATTGGCATTGTCTTACTTACACCCATTTTAGTAAATGAAACAAATTGACCAATTTGACCAATGGCCCAGAATGCTCCAGAAATCATTGAAAGTAAAAAAATTGATAAATTCATTGAAGGTCTTTGAAGCACTGTAACAAAAATTCCAAAGATAGTTGCTCCGACACCTACTCCTAAAATTTGATTAGTTGGATGACTATTTTTAACCTTACTTACAATCAATGGAATAATTCCCCAACCAATTGCTGGAAGCAATGCAATAATAATATTCATATCTCGTATTCTCCTTATTAATAATTTTTTAGTATTCTTTATTTGTAAACTCGATGTTCTTAGTATATTGCGATAATAACCATAAAAAAATTACTAAGTATCTATATCGCTATAAACAAAGTGAATACTATCCAAAAATATAAATTTTTGGCGTAATAAGAAACCATTATAAAGAAAGCGGTTAACAAAAGCAACTGTTGATCTTTGAAGTGATTTATGTCCTTATTGATGAAATACTGCTAATGCGCGAAAATGGTTACATAATTTCATTAAAACAAAACACGATTCTACAAAGCAGAATCGTGTTTGGGTAATAAATTATTTCTTAATCTTAGAACCACCAAAGACATCAGACATTGGAATAGTATCTAACAATTTATCAATTTCATTGACTTCTTCAGCTGTCATTTTAATTTCACCGGCAGCTAAATTATCCTTTATTCTATTTAAATGACGACTACCTGGAATTGGCACAATGTAAGGTTTCTTATTAATCATCCAAGCCAAAGAGATTTGTGCTGGAGTTGCATTATGCTTATTAGCAATACGGGTTACTAATTCAATTAATTCTTGATTTTTCTTAATTGCTTCCTCAGTAAATTGTGGCATTCTAGCACGCAAATCTCCCTTTGGAAATTTACTTTGCATGAATTCACCAGTAAGTAATCTATTAGCCAATGGAGAAAATGCTACTTATCCGACATTCAATTCTTCCAACAATGGAAACATTTCTTCATATTCACGATACATCATTGAATATCTGTTTTGAATAGCAGTTACTTTAGTTACTTTGTTAGCACGACGTAAGTAATCTGGTGTAGCTTCCGAAATTCCCCAGTGAGTAATTTTCCCTTCTTTAATTAATTCACCCATAACTTGGGCTACTTCTTCTGGAGAAAACTTAGGATCAATACGATGTTGATAATATAAATCGATATGGTCAGTATTTAATCTCTTTAAAGAACCTTCTACTGATTTCCGAATTGCTTCAGGACTAGAATCTACAGCAATTTCTTGAGTAGAACTCTTACCTTCAATATTGTGAATACCAAACTTAGTAGCGATTACTACGTTGTCTCGTACATCATGCAGAACCTTTCCTACCAATTCTTCATTGTAATTAGTTGATCCATCTGGGTTAACCCCTTGATAAATCTCAGCAGTGTCAAAGAATCTTTCACCAGCATTATATGCTGCTTGAATTGTTTTGATAGCTTCTTCTTCATCCATCGGTGCACCATAAGCGTGTGAAAAGCCCATGCAACCTAAACCAATAGCTGAAACTTTTAAGTCGTCTCCTAAAATTCGAGTTTCCATAAAACACCTCGTCTGTTTTTATAAATTGTTTTGTCATTAAGCAATAACAAGTTTATAGGTATTGAAGAAAGATTAAAATTACTAAAAGTCTATAGCCACTATACGAAAAGTGTATAGCATATTAAGTACATGAGAAAAGTATTATAATTGCAATTAATATTTATTTAGCAATAATTTGAGGTGAAATATATATGGTTAAGTTCATTAAAGCAGAGGAAAAAGATCTTCCTAACATTGTTGATATTTATAATCAAATTATTCCGTCAAGATTAGCTACAGCAGATTTAGAACCTGTAAGTGTTGAATCACGAAAATCATGGTTTCATTCATTTACTCCTACTCACCCTATTTGGGTAATAAAAAATGAAAATAATATCATTGGCTGGGTAGCTTTGGAACCTTTTTACGGACGTCTAGCTTATGAACGTACTGCAGAAATTAGTATTTATATTGATAAAAATGTCCAGCATGAAAATTACCGCTATCATGGCTTATATTTTTAGTCATAATTTACCGAGCCCAAAATTGTTTAAGTTCAAGTGCTTTGAACAATGGAGGCATTTGCCTAACGTTACATTAATGGATGAAAAGAAATATAGTTTGGATATTTTAGGACGTAGATTTTAATTAATTGATATATATTTTGGTCAATAATTATTTTAAAGAACATAGAATTGTCTTCTCAGCACTTAATAAACAAGAAAAGCCCGCACAAATATGCGAGCTTTTAGATTTTAATTTAACTAGGGAAATTTATTATGAGGTTTTGCTTTTTATCCACGACCGCCTTGGAATGATGGATACAAAGTCATACCACCATCAACGAACATGGTAATACCAGTTACGTAACTTGATTCATCTGATGCAAGCCATGCGGCTGCAGCAGCTACTTCTTCTGGATCACCAATTCTACCCATTGGAATCATTGAAGTAGTAGTTGCCTTTTGCTCAGGATCAGCAAACTTCTTAGCATTAATTGGAGTGTTAATAGCACCAGGCCCAATAGCATTAACACGGATGTTTTGCTTAGCATATTCCATAGCAACCGTTTCAGTAAAGAGCTTTACACCACCTTTACTTGCTGCATAGTGAGCAAAGGTTGGCCATGGAATTTGCTCGTGAACACTAGACATGTTAATGATGTTACCCTTCTTGTTATGATCAGTGAAGTAACGAAGAGCCATCTTAGTACCCAAGAATACACCAGTTAAGTTAACATTAATAACTCTATTCCAATCTTCAAGTGACATGTCTTTAGTTGCAACTTGGTTTTCCATACCAGCATTGTTTACCCAGATATCAAGACCACCAAAGTTATTAACCGCAGCATCAATTAACTTTTGTGCACCTTCTTCTGAACCAATATCAGCTTGAACAATAACTGCATCCCCGCCGTTCTTCTTAACAGCATCGGCAGCTTCTTGCGCACCCTTTTCATCTGAGTGGTAGTTAATAACTACTTTCATGCCTTCTTTACCAAAGCGTTCACTGATTGCAGTACCAATACCTTTTGAACCACCAGTAACTACAGCAACTCTATTTTTAAGTTCTGAATATACCATATTAATAAATCCTCTCTTCTTTTATTTTGTTTTCGTTTCATTTCAGTTAATACTATAATCTGATTTTGAGTTAGAAAGAATTGCTTTTTATGCATGAAGCTATACGTAAAGTGAATACAAGAATTTCAATATCTTTTAAAATTGAAATTTTCGTTGATAAATAGGATTCAATCTAATGTCATAAATACTACCACTTTCAAGTTGAACTTCGATTGTATGCATGTATTCTTTAGCCTCTTCCAAGTGACTAGCATAAATTTGATTGAGGTATGGATTCGTAGCAAAAATTTCAGATTGATATTTGTGATCTACAATGTATGCTTTACCTTTCAACGCAATACCAACGCTTCCCATTGTGCCATCTCCTTTAGAAGCAGTGATAACTAACTCAGGTGCACGTTTAATACAATTGAAAAGTTCATTTCCTTCTTTAGTCATTAAATATAATTTTCCGTCTGTGTGATATAACATGTCACAAACTTGAGCATATGGATGGTCATACTTATCGACTGTAGATACAACTGCATTATGAATATCATCAGTTACGAAGTCTAAAAAATCATTATTTGTACTATCATCATTTAAAAATCTCATAGTTAACTCCTTTAAATATATTATTTGACGTGTTTCAATATCATTATATGATTTAAATCTGACAAAATATGATAGGATTGAAAAAATATGAAGAAAAGTGAACGATTAAATAAAGAGTTAATTTATCTAAGTTATCGCAAAGAGTTTCATTTAAAAGAACTAGAAAATGAGTTCAACATTTCTGAACGAACTGCATTACGTGATATTGCTAACTTAGAAGAACTCGGTCTTAATTTTTACGTTGAAAAAGGGCGCTATGGTGCATATCATCTAACTCAAAATAGGCTTTGGGTTCCAATTAATTTTGAGTTAGAAGAAATCAATGCTATTTTCTTTGCCTTAAAGGCTTTAAATAAGATGACAACAACTCCTTTTAGCAATGCTTATAACCAAATTTACCATAAACTGATGAAATCATTACCGACAAGTAGGCAAGAAAATATTTTAAAACAGCAAAACGTAGTATCTTATCATCAGCAACCTACTTTACATAATGTTAATTATTTCAAAATATTGATTTCTGCAGCTAGTGAAAATACTGTTTTAAAACTATCTTCAAAACAATATTTTAAACAATCAGAATATGTTCAAATAAGCGAAATATTCTATCAGCAAGGCAATTGGTTTTGTAATTTATATAATTTGAATCAACAAAAATGGTTTATTGCCCGCTGTGATCAAATTTCTTATTGCAAAGTTACAACCAAAATTGGTAAAAGCAAAAAAGAACTAAAAGTGTTACATGATTCTTTTTACAAAAAATATTACTCTATTCCTTATTCATGCGAACTTACGAAAAATGGTAAGGAAGCAGCATCTCTTGATCTATACCCTACCATGAGAATTACGGAAGAAAACGGCAAAACATTGCTCACTGGATCCTATAATCCTTCCGAGTTATATTATTTAGTAAATTATTTAATTGGTTTAGGATCAAATGTAAGGATTAATCATCCTATTGAATTAAGGGATGCATATTTAAAAGAACTGAAGAAAATCATTAATATGTATGAATAGATAAAGAAAAGAACTATTGCCACTTCGACAATAGTTCTTTTCTAATATATTGTTTTATCTCCAAATAAAGTTTGCCAATGCACGGTTAACTTGAGCGTTATTGTGGAGTCTGCTGTGTTGACCACCACGACCGCGAATCATTAATTCAGTGATGCATTTTATTCATTGTATTTAAAAAATCTTGTAAATCAACAAAACCATATTCATCTAACTTTAAGCCATATTTACCAGGATTATGTCTCAAGCAATATGAGATCCTTTTGCTAATGAAAACATTACTGCGGCGATCCGGTCTATTTTGCA contains these protein-coding regions:
- a CDS encoding NADPH-dependent FMN reductase family protein, which codes for MRNRIIAFFSVIVVIVAAIIGFNVYRNSQNQNESTSNPTNSSSSTNVKKNGKVLVVYLSRTKGVYGGGLTRGNTARVADFIQEKTKGDTYEIIPKWHKVNKSKMLVLLSRMLYQM
- a CDS encoding flavodoxin, which codes for MKLWKKALLTIGLVFSVISLAACANSNSSSSNNSQSNGKAKTTKVGKASKSNTLIVYFSLTGTTQDAAKYIQKQTGTKMIRLQPEKAYGDYDSAARRGDRERRNNIHPTLATNIPNFSKYKTVFIGYPTWWQRPPMLIHTLFDKYNFQGKTVVPFTTSMSTPIGPSQAVIKQLAQKDGATFKNGIRYDNNNKQVRSWLKGLGY
- a CDS encoding dihydrolipoyl dehydrogenase family protein, encoding MKKYDYIILGSGPVAIHLLAKLERTTNKVLLIEKGLWGGTCPNTGCQPKIFMEGTVRPVLNSYYLAGKGIKEAAKIDWPTLVARKKKIWTAFHKNERKSMTSEHTDTVQGKGVITGPHTVKVGDQEYEGKNIVIGTGLAPRDLDVPGNEYAITNNEFFDLDKLPKRAIVIGGGYVAMELATILQAAGAEVTILQHSDRLLRPFDQEMVGTLKRIMEDRGIKFHLNAPVKEIAKDGDQYTVTTENGDTFDTDLVINAAGRKPNVEGIGLEDVGIEFDPNKGIKVNEHMQTNIPSIFAAGDVADNGQPSLTPVAWVDAYHIINFVENGITDPIQYPPVATNAFTYPEIAQVGICEDEMEEGDYIKTLDLSDMFFSMGEGDSHAKLKVILNKNGEVRGASELSIHAAEDINNFVPLVGRKDPKKFVEENLTFAFPTPANNLDTLFR
- a CDS encoding flavodoxin, encoding MTSKKAYPNDYDATTRVAQSQIRRNIHPAIKTKFPSIKRYRHIYIGYPTWWGQPPMIIHTLFERYNFKGKTITPFTTSAESPMSSSMPVIGRLAKKDKAKLTKGYRYTTNSGLHNFLVNIGAVKRSKKAKSSKAPTQSRISATNVTTPNPTDSKSLVVYFSMSGQTQRVAEEIQRLTNANIFRIQASDPYPTTYDGYAQRGDNERRNNIHPAIRGTIPNWNQYLTIYVGFPTWRQQPPIIIHTLFDNYSFRGKTIVPFTTSMETPMSSSMPYIRKMAKSKNAKRVINGFRYDNNNAELISYLRRNKLIR
- a CDS encoding hydrolase → MIRGRGGQHSRLHNNAQVNRALANFIWR
- a CDS encoding helix-turn-helix transcriptional regulator is translated as MKKSERLNKELIYLSYRKEFHLKELENEFNISERTALRDIANLEELGLNFYVEKGRYGAYHLTQNRLWVPINFELEEINAIFFALKALNKMTTTPFSNAYNQIYHKLMKSLPTSRQENILKQQNVVSYHQQPTLHNVNYFKILISAASENTVLKLSSKQYFKQSEYVQISEIFYQQGNWFCNLYNLNQQKWFIARCDQISYCKVTTKIGKSKKELKVLHDSFYKKYYSIPYSCELTKNGKEAASLDLYPTMRITEENGKTLLTGSYNPSELYYLVNYLIGLGSNVRINHPIELRDAYLKELKKIINMYE
- a CDS encoding GRP family sugar transporter, with product MNIIIALLPAIGWGIIPLIVSKVKNSHPTNQILGVGVGATIFGIFVTVLQRPSMNLSIFLLSMISGAFWAIGQIGQFVSFTKMGVSKTMPISTGLQLIGNTIIGALIFGEWSTINQYVLGTLALILIIIGVVLTTVTRKASSQKTNSKDLLFLLLTTIGYWVYSAFPKAVSASAQSMFLPQMIGILIGASLYVIFTKRAVAFKQKATWFDVLAGFAFGIGAYTYIISAQMNGVTNAFIYSQLSVIISTLGGMTILGEHKYGRELVSTLIGLALIVVGAVL
- a CDS encoding metal-dependent hydrolase, with protein sequence MLTRSHRLFSIAVVELGLIATDTFLTNPVSNVVLLLATGVGASLPDIDEYNSTTSRKSPINFSLFLRHRGITHSLLGWIIFSTILYFCMNHFSPIALSMSKSPNYWESIWLGLVIGYLLHLIEDSFSRQGVAWLMPFSKKKRYRKFLHYKVGGAFEKAITLLATLSIVLMSIYWLLILFRLPKI
- a CDS encoding SDR family oxidoreductase, whose product is MVYSELKNRVAVVTGGSKGIGTAISERFGKEGMKVVINYHSDEKGAQEAADAVKKNGGDAVIVQADIGSEEGAQKLIDAAVNNFGGLDIWVNNAGMENQVATKDMSLEDWNRVINVNLTGVFLGTKMALRYFTDHNKKGNIINMSSVHEQIPWPTFAHYAASKGGVKLFTETVAMEYAKQNIRVNAIGPGAINTPINAKKFADPEQKATTTSMIPMGRIGDPEEVAAAAAWLASDESSYVTGITMFVDGGMTLYPSFQGGRG
- a CDS encoding ferredoxin reductase domain-containing protein, producing the protein MSDRLHWAKQLKSRTSKIVNHQVSVWIHRLNFVVIALIWLHVNVIPRIANVPYFTIVFDIYTVIFIAIYFYKKFITDADMKNSGEVIVNESLTTNIQKLSLKLNKYAKVYKAGDFYFLSFRQKGKSTEFHPFSVASKPKKDQLNFIVHKVGDFTKNIDQYSVGTKVYLEGLYGLFDQEVKDASGPIILYTLGTGIAPLLSLAQEYTDQKKLHLIWSTNNQEDYFTEEMKTLQNKGLKVDKKQHRYSIDELKQIISNRELS
- a CDS encoding flavodoxin family protein; the protein is MGLKVLIAYYSWLGNTKKLADQIAGTIPVNTELELRVPEGTFNNDMYQTFDIAEKQYPTIQNLDLDPNQYDLILVGSPVWGGIPATPIIHS
- a CDS encoding RNA 2'-phosphotransferase, which gives rise to MQNRPDRRSNVFISKRISYCLRHNPGKYGLKLDEYGFVDLQDFLNTMNKMHH
- a CDS encoding flavodoxin; amino-acid sequence: MAQGEQKQNARPAIKNALPNVKKYQTVFIGVPIWWGEYPMIVRTFIDNVNLNGKTVIPFTTAEGSGLGNTTD